The genomic window CTGCGCCAGCCAGCGTGCGGCGGTGAGTCCCCCGGTTGCGTCCATGCGCATGTCCAGCGGTCCACTCTTGCTAAAGCTGAATCCGCGCTCTGGATCGTTGAGCTGGGGCGAGGACACGCCGAGATCGAGCAGAATGCCGTTCACCTTGCCGGTCAGTCCCAGACGGTCGGTAAGCAGTCGCATCAACGCAAAGGATCCCTGCTCGATGGAAAAGCGCCGATCAGCGTCAAATGTCGTACGCACTGCCTGCACCGCCTGCGGATCCTTGTCCATACCAATGAGGCGGCCCGTATCATCCAGTTGATCGAGTATGGCGGCGCTGTGGCCGCCCCTTCCGCAGGTGCCGTCCAGGTAGACGCCGTCTGGCCTGATCGCGAGTGCGGCAAGCGCCTCTTCGAGAAGTACCGGTTGATGGGTTGATTCGCCGGTCGCGTGCATGCGTGCGAATCAGAGCGGCAACGAGGCCAGAGCTGCGTTGAGTTCTTCGGACTCTCCACCCTTGAGCCAGGCATCGCGCTGCTCAGCCCAGGTGTCTTCGTTCCACAACTCGAATTTTTTGCCCAGACCAACCAGCGCCACGCGCTTCTCGAGCCTGGCAAACTGTCTTAGTGCGGGCGGCAGGCGCATGCGGCCCTGCGCGTCGAGTTCGAGTTCTTCGGAGTTCCCCATGAGATTGCGTAGCAGGCGTCGAACGTGCGGATCCAGGCCCGGCAGCCGGTTTAGTTCAAATTCAACTTCTTCCCAGGCGGGCATAGGGTAGAGGAGCAGGCAGCGATCACGATCAACCGTGATCACCAGGCGACCGCCACAGGACGCCATGAGCTGTTCACGGTATTTGGCCGGCATGGCCATACGGCCTTTGGCATCGAGATTCAGGATGCTAGAGCCACGAAACAAGTTCGTCATCCCCCATTATCAGATCCTAGCATCCCACTTCTCCCCACTTCCTCCCACGCGAAGCCACTATATGTAGCACCACCTTGCACGTCAAGGAAAATCGACTGGGGCAACAGACCAGCGCGCGTATTCCGGGCATGAACGGCAGAGTGAATAAATAGACGCGGAATAACGCCATTGGTCAGCGAAGATAAATAAAGAACGTTGGATACAAACGACACAAAACAGAGGGTTTTACAACAGCTGGTGAATCACTACGCGCTACCAGATACGTCGCGTAACCATCGACGGCAGAAGGGGAGCCGGCCGATAAGCCGGGTTCTGTCGTGGACAGTCATTCATCTGGGATGCGCGTCGCCGCACACCTCTAGCGACCTACCCGGGAGCTGTGCGGGCCGCACGCGGTAACGTGTACCTGCTCCCTATTTGGTCTTGCTCCAGGCGGGGTTTACCCTGCCACCGCTGTTGCCAGCGGCGCGGTGCGCTCTTACCGCACCTTTTCACCCTTACCGCGCGCCATTAAAGACGCGAGGCGGTATCTTTTCTGTGGCACTTTCCGTAGGCTCGCGCCTCCCAGGCGTTACCTGGCGCCTCGCCCTGCGGAGCCCGGACTTTCCTCTGCATTTACCTGCAATACAGCGACTGTCCGGCCGGCTCCCGCGCATATCTTAACATGTGGACACGCCCAGCCCGCCGGCGCGCGGGAATACGTCGCTTGCACGTTGTAACAAAAATCAATCCCACCGATCGTTGCGGACCTGCACCATGCCGTCCTCAACGCGCACCGGAAAAATCGCGACGGGTTCATACGCCGGGGCAGTCAAGGCTTCGCCGGTAGCGATATCGAAGCGCGCCCCGTGACGCGGGCATTCGATCTGGCAGCCGTCGATATCACCACCGGTCAGTACGCCGCCGTCGTGCGTGCAGACATCTTCTATCGCGTAGAACTCTCCGTCGCAGTTGATAACGGCAATTTCGACGTCGTCGATATCGACAATCTCGTAGTCGCCGGGCGCCAACTCCTCGGCGCGCGCCACATCTACCCAATCAGCCATCGCAACACTTGCACCGTCAAAACATATTGAGTTGCAGGCGCGCGGCCTCGGACATGCGGCTCATGTCCCAGGGCGGGTCCCACACCAGCTCCACGGCCGCGTCCGTCACGCCTTCGACTTCCCGCACCGCAGACTCCACGGTGCCCGGAAATGTCTGTGCGACAGGACAACCCGGCGCCGTCAGGGTCATCTTGATGGACACCATGTTGTCCGCATCGATGTCAATCTCGTAAATCAAACCAAGATCGTAGATATTCACCGGGATCTCCGGGTCGTAGACATTGCGCAGCGCGCGTACGACCTCGTCTTCGAGCGCCCCATTGCCGGCCGTTGCGCTGCCCTTCGGTTGCTGGTGGGCGTGTGGTTGCGCCTCATCCATCTGTTCGTCACTCATGTCATTAAACCTCGCATCTATTCGGTCGAGACCCACTCTTCGCCTTCCAGCGCGGCATGCATCGTGTGCCACGACAAGGTCGCGCACTTCACGCGCGACGGATAAGCCTTGACCCCGGCGAGCACCGCGATTTTGCCGAGCGCCTCCAGGTCCGGCTGCTGGTCCTCTCTTGTCACCGCTTCGTGAAAGTCCTTGAAGAGCTGCTCGGCCTCGTCGATCTTCCTGCCTTTGAGCATCTGCGTCATTATCGACGCCGATGACACCGAGATAGCGCACCCTGAACCTTCGAAACTGACATCAATAACAGTATCGTTCTCGTCGACCTTCATGTACACGGTCAGCTTGTCGCCACACAGCGGATTGACGCCGACTGCCATACGATTGGCGTCCTGCATCCAGCGGAAATTGCGCGGATTCCTGTTGTGCTCGGCGATGACTTCCTGATAAAGCGCACGCAGATCAGCCATTACCCCAGCACCTCCCGCACTTTGGCCAGCGATGCGAACAGCGCGTCCACGTCTTCCCGCGTGTTGTAAAGACCGAACGAGGCGCGCGTGGTAGCCGGCACTTTGAAATGATCCATTACCGGCATCGCGCAGTGGTGACCGGCGCGCAGCGCCACCCCTTCGTGATCGACAATGGTGCCGATATCGTGCGGGTGCACGCCGTCCAGGTCGAACGACAGAATGCTCGCCTTCTCCGCGGCCGTGCCTATCAGACGCATCCCCTGTGTATCCGCCGCAATGCCGGTGGCGTAGCGCAGCAGGTCATCCTCATGCACGGCGATATTCTCAAGCCCGAGACTCTCGACGTAATCGATGGCCGCGGCCAGACCGACCGGACCCACGATATTGGGCGTACCCGCCTCGAAGCGCGTGGGCGGTTTCGCGAAGTCCGAGCGCTCGAACGTCACGCGCCGGATCATTTCGCCGCCGCCCTGATAAGGCGGCATCGCATCCAGCAAAGCGTAACGTCCGTACAGCACGCCTACGCCGGACGGGCCATAAAGCTTGTGGCTGGAAAACGCATAAAAGTCGCAGCCGAGATCCTGCACGTCCACGCGCATATGTGGCACCGCCTGCGCGCCGTCGATCAGCACCTTCGCGCCGGCGTCATGCGCCAGTTCGACCATGCGCCTGACCGGGTTGACCGTACCCAGCGCGTTGGAAACGTGCACCAGCGCAACAATGCGCGTGCGCTCACTGAGCAATTTTTCGAATTCCTCCACCACCAGCTCGCCGGCGTCGTTCATGGGCGCGACTTTCAGTTTCGCGCCGGTCTCTTCACGCAACAACTGCCAGGGCACGATGTTTGAATGGTGCTCCATCTCGGTAATCAGGATCTCGTCACCCTCGCGGATATTCGCGCGACCATACGTGGCCGCGACCAGATTGATGGCCTCGGTGGTGCCGCGCACGAACACAATCTCGCGCGCGTCGCTGGCACCGATGAACCGCTGCACCCGGCCGCGCGCGTCCTCATAAGCCCGCGTTGCGCGCTCGCTCAAATCGTGCACGCCGCGGTGGACGTTGGCGTAGGCGTGCCGATACGCGTGATCCATCGCCTCCAGCACCTGACGCGGTTTCTGGCTGGTGGCGGCATTGTCGAGATAAATTATGGGCTTACCGTGGCTGGGTTCCGCCAGGATCGGAAAATCCTCGCGGATACGATAGACGTCGTACGCCGGGGCGCCATTGTTATTTGACGGACCCGCGCTGGTTGCGGTGCGCATCGTTTCACTGGCGAGAGTGTTCATGGTAGCTCGGTCGCTCGGGTCGGCAGGCGCACACGGATGAGATTTTCCAGGTGCGCGCGCAAGGGTTCGATTCGCATGCGGGTAAGCACGTCGTTGGCGAACGCGAAGGTCAGCAAGCCCCGCGCCTCGGCTTTGGGTACGCCGCGCGAACGCAGATAATAGAGCGCGTCTGCATCAAGCTGCCCGACGGTGACGCCGTGCGCGCATTTCACGTCATCGGCGAAGATTTCCAGCTGCGGTTTGGGGTCGGCCTCCGCATTGGGCGATAACAGCAAGCTGTGATTGGCCTGTTCCGAATCGCTAAGCTGCGCGTACTTGTGCACGATCACTTTTCCGTTGAACACGCCGCGGGACCAGCCGTCCATCACGCCCTTGTACAGCTCGCGGCTCACGGTGCGTGGCGTCACGTGTTCAATGCGCGTGTGGTTATCCACGTGCTGACGCCCCTTGATAACGTAAAGTCCGTTGAGCGCGCACTGCGCGTTCTCGCCATCAAGCCGCGTGTTGATGTCGTTGCGCACGAAGCGCCCGCCGAGCGCCGCGTTGTGCGAGGTGAAGCGGCTATCTCTATGCTGATGCACTTCTACGGTCGCAATGTGGAACGCCTTGTCGCCCTCTTCTTCGAGCTTGTAATGCTCGATGCCGGCGTTCCCATTCAAATCGATCTCCGTCACCGTGTTAGTCCAATAAGCACTGTCGGCCGGGCCCGCGTAGTGTTCGATGATCGTCGCCTCGGCGCCGCGCTCCGCGACGACCAGATTGCGAAGCTGCGAAGTGCCGCCGTCGGCCGTACTCAGATACAGCACATGAATAGGTGCCTCGACGATCATGCCGGGCGGCAGATGAACGAACACGCCGTCGCTCATCAGCATGGTGTTGAGCGCCACGAACGCATTGGTGTCCATCGTCGCGTAATGCGCGAGATGCGACTGGACCGTATCAACGTGTGACGGCAAAGCCTGGCTCAAAGGCATCACCACGGCACCCGCGGACAGTTCGCGCATGGATGACAAGTTCACCGAGAAGCGGCCGTCTACGAACACCAACCGGTGCGCCTTCAGGCCCTCAAACCGATGCGCGTCGGTATCCTTCGCCGCCGCACCGGCGCCACCGGCAAGCAGTTCAAAACGCTGCTTTTGCAACGGTTTGGTGTCGGAATACTTCCACTCCTCGTGGCGCGGCGTGGGAAAGCCCTGGCGCGCAAACGAGCTCGCGGCCTGGTCACGCAACCGCTGCATCCACGGAATGCCGCTGCCGGGCAACGCCGCGCGCTGGCGTTTGAAGGCGGCCAGGTAATGCGCCACGGCGTCGTCACCGGGAAAATTCTGTTTGATGGCTACGCTGTTCATGAATTGCCAGACGCCCGTGGTGCTCGCGCCGCGTGCTCCTCCAGCCAGCCGTAACCGCTGCGCTCCAGTTCATGCGCCAAGGTCTTGTCGCCGGACTTGACGATCCTGCCATCGGCCAATACGTGCACGTAATCCGGCTCGATATAATCCAGCAGGCGCTGATAATGCGTGACCAACACGAACGCGCGTTCCGGCGAGCGCAGCGAATTGACACCGTTGGCGACAATCTTCAGCGCGTCGATATCCAGTCCCGAATCGGTCTCGTCGAGTATGGCGAGCCGCGGTTCCAGCACCGCCATCTGCAATATCTCGTTGCGCTTTTTCTCGCCGCCCGAAAAACCCGCG from Gammaproteobacteria bacterium includes these protein-coding regions:
- the mraZ gene encoding division/cell wall cluster transcriptional repressor MraZ, with translation MFRGSSILNLDAKGRMAMPAKYREQLMASCGGRLVITVDRDRCLLLYPMPAWEEVEFELNRLPGLDPHVRRLLRNLMGNSEELELDAQGRMRLPPALRQFARLEKRVALVGLGKKFELWNEDTWAEQRDAWLKGGESEELNAALASLPL
- a CDS encoding non-heme iron oxygenase ferredoxin subunit produces the protein MADWVDVARAEELAPGDYEIVDIDDVEIAVINCDGEFYAIEDVCTHDGGVLTGGDIDGCQIECPRHGARFDIATGEALTAPAYEPVAIFPVRVEDGMVQVRNDRWD
- a CDS encoding SUF system Fe-S cluster assembly protein — translated: MSDEQMDEAQPHAHQQPKGSATAGNGALEDEVVRALRNVYDPEIPVNIYDLGLIYEIDIDADNMVSIKMTLTAPGCPVAQTFPGTVESAVREVEGVTDAAVELVWDPPWDMSRMSEAARLQLNMF
- a CDS encoding SUF system NifU family Fe-S cluster assembly protein, whose amino-acid sequence is MADLRALYQEVIAEHNRNPRNFRWMQDANRMAVGVNPLCGDKLTVYMKVDENDTVIDVSFEGSGCAISVSSASIMTQMLKGRKIDEAEQLFKDFHEAVTREDQQPDLEALGKIAVLAGVKAYPSRVKCATLSWHTMHAALEGEEWVSTE
- a CDS encoding cysteine desulfurase, whose translation is MRTATSAGPSNNNGAPAYDVYRIREDFPILAEPSHGKPIIYLDNAATSQKPRQVLEAMDHAYRHAYANVHRGVHDLSERATRAYEDARGRVQRFIGASDAREIVFVRGTTEAINLVAATYGRANIREGDEILITEMEHHSNIVPWQLLREETGAKLKVAPMNDAGELVVEEFEKLLSERTRIVALVHVSNALGTVNPVRRMVELAHDAGAKVLIDGAQAVPHMRVDVQDLGCDFYAFSSHKLYGPSGVGVLYGRYALLDAMPPYQGGGEMIRRVTFERSDFAKPPTRFEAGTPNIVGPVGLAAAIDYVESLGLENIAVHEDDLLRYATGIAADTQGMRLIGTAAEKASILSFDLDGVHPHDIGTIVDHEGVALRAGHHCAMPVMDHFKVPATTRASFGLYNTREDVDALFASLAKVREVLG
- the sufD gene encoding Fe-S cluster assembly protein SufD, with translation MNSVAIKQNFPGDDAVAHYLAAFKRQRAALPGSGIPWMQRLRDQAASSFARQGFPTPRHEEWKYSDTKPLQKQRFELLAGGAGAAAKDTDAHRFEGLKAHRLVFVDGRFSVNLSSMRELSAGAVVMPLSQALPSHVDTVQSHLAHYATMDTNAFVALNTMLMSDGVFVHLPPGMIVEAPIHVLYLSTADGGTSQLRNLVVAERGAEATIIEHYAGPADSAYWTNTVTEIDLNGNAGIEHYKLEEEGDKAFHIATVEVHQHRDSRFTSHNAALGGRFVRNDINTRLDGENAQCALNGLYVIKGRQHVDNHTRIEHVTPRTVSRELYKGVMDGWSRGVFNGKVIVHKYAQLSDSEQANHSLLLSPNAEADPKPQLEIFADDVKCAHGVTVGQLDADALYYLRSRGVPKAEARGLLTFAFANDVLTRMRIEPLRAHLENLIRVRLPTRATELP